CGCGGACGAAGGCCCGGACCACCCGGATGCCGGTGATCTGCTCGCGCAGCACCCGGTTGACGGTGTCGATCCGGGTCTGCATGAGCCGGAAGCCCGGCACCATCCGCCGGATGACCAGGCCGAGCGCGACCGCCAGCACCGGCACGCTGACCAGCATCAGCCAGGAGAGCCCGACGTCCTCGCGCAGCGCCATCACCACGCCGCCGACGCTCATGATCGGCGCGGCCACCAGCATGGTGCAGCTCATCAGCACGAGCATCTGCACCTGTTGCACGTCGTTGGTGTTGCGGGTGATCAGCGACGGCGCGCCGAAGCGGGCCACCTCGCGGGCGGAGAAGCGGTTGACCTGTTCGAAGACATCGCTGCGGACGTCCCGCCCGAAGGCCATCGCGGTCCGCGCGCCCAGGTACACGGCGGCCACCGAGCAGACGATCTGCACCAGGCTGACCAGCAGCATCCAGCCGCCGGTGCGCAGGATGTAGCCGGTGTCGCCCCGGGCCACGCCGAGGTCGATGATGTCGGCGTTGAGGCTCGGCAGGTAGAGCGAGGCCATCGTGCCGACGAACTGGAAGAGCACCACCGCGAGCAGGGGCCGGTGGTACGGGCGGAGGTGGCCGCGGAGCAGGCGGATCAGCACGGCGGGCCCCCCGGCGTCGGCTGGTCGGGATCATGGAGTCGTGGGTTCAACCGGCTGTCCTCCCCGTCGGACATGCTCACGATCAATTCGGTCAGGAACTCCCGGATCACCGCCTTCTTCGCCGGGTCGGCGTCGACGGAGGTGAGCGGGGTGTCGCGGTGGATCAGGGCGACGAGCTGCCGCAGCTGCTCCCGTCCCCGGTCGGTGAGGGCGAGCTGCACCGCGCGGCGGTCGGCGCCGTCCCGGCGGCGGACGACGAAGCCGTCGCGTTCGAGGGTGTCGACGATGCCGGTGAGGGTGGCCGGGCGGACGAAGCACTGCTCGGCGACCTGCCGGTGGGTGGCGTCCTCCATGCCGGCCAGGGTGAACAGCACCCGCGCCCCGGCCGGGGTGAGGCCGTGGTGCTCGGCCAGGTAGCGCCCCCAGTGCTGGTCGACGAGGTGGCCGGCGACCGACACCAGGCGCCCGATCGGCACCTGGCGCAGCGCGTCCGGGAAGCGGATCAGCGGGTCCATCTGCACGGCGTACACGTTAGCCCCCAAATGGTCAGGGGCCAAACGAAATAGCGACGGCGACGGCGACGAAGAGGACCTGCAGCGCGGTGCGGGCCGCCAACGGGGTGACCGGCCGGCCGCCCAGGGTCAGCCCGCGACGGGCCGCCGAGACGTTCGCGGGGAACATCGCCACCATCAGCAGGGCGAGCGCGGCGGCAGCCCAGCGTGCGGTGGCCGGGACCAGCAGGGCCACGGCGCCGACCAGTTCCAGCACGCCGGTGACGGTGACGAGCAGGTCCGGGCGGGGGAGTCGCGGCGGGACCATCGCGATCAGGTCGGCGCGGCGCGGTGAGGCGAAGTGCGCGAACCCGGTCAGCGCGAACATCAGTGCCAGGCCTACCCGGAGCGCGGGGTGCCAGCCGTCGAGGGGGTCGACGCCGGTCAGGCCGGCCAGCCGGGCGAGGGCGGCGCCGACGACGAGGGCGATCAGTGGGGCCATGGGAACCTCCGGGAGGGGAGCATCTTGATAATGACAAGATATGCCCGGCGGTGGTGGTCTTGTCAATGCCAAGTTACGATCGCGCAATGACGAGCAACCGGCCGTACCACCACGGCGACCTGCGCCGCGCCCTGCTCGTGACGACGGCGGAGGCGATCCGGGAAGCCGGTCCGGCGGCGCTCAGCCTGCGGGACCTCGCCCGCCGGGCCGGCGTCTCGCACGCCGCCCCGGCGCACCACTTCGGCGACAAGGCGGGGCTGCTCACCGCGTTCGCCGTCGAGGGCTTCGAACTGCTCGCCGAGGAGCTGGGCCGGGCCGGCGACGACCTGCTGGAGGCCGGCGTGGCGTACGTCCGGTTCGCCGTCGAGCACCGGGCCCACTTCGAGGTGATGTTCCGCCCCGACCTCTACCGGCCCGACGATCCCGCGCTGGTCGCCGCCCGGGCCCGGTCCGGCGCGGCGCTGCACGGCGGGGTGGCCGCCCATCCGGCCGCCTCCGCCCCCGACCGCGACGCCCTCGCGGCCTGGTCGATCGTGCACGGCTTCGCCACCCTCTGGCTGGCCGGCGCCCTGCCGCCCGACGTGGGGGACGACCCCGAGACCACCGCCCGCGAGGTCATCCGCCGCCTCTTCGCGTGACCCCGCCGGCCACGGCCCGCAGGTGTTCCCGCCCGACGTGGCTCCCGCGCGGCCTGCCCGGGTGCGGTTCCCCGGCGCTTCGCGCGGCTCGGCCTGGATCTCGCGCGGCTCTGCCCGTAATCCCGCGCGGCTCTGTCTGAGATCCCGCGCGGCTCAGCCCGTGATCCCGCGCGGCTCTGCCTGAGATCCCGCGCGGCTCGGCCCGTCATCCCGCGCGGCTCTGCCTGAGATCTCGCGCGACCCCGCCCGGGATCCCGCTTCCGCCTCGCTCTTCCGGCACGCGCCGGATCCCGGTGTGGACCCGGCAGCAGGGGCGGTCAGTCCGGGCGCGGGCCGGAGCGCGGCTCGTCCGGCGCCGTCGCGACGTACTCGCGCATCACCGCGGCGACCTCGCGCAGGAACGCGGTGGTCGCGGCCGCCTGGTCGGGGGTGAGCCGGGCGACCGCCTGCTCGACCCCGGCGAGCATCGGCCGCAACGCCGCCAGCACCTCGTCGTGGGCCTGCGCGGTGACCTGGAGCGAGAGCCGACGGCGGTCGCTCGGGTGCGGTGCCCGTTCCACGTGGCCGGCCTGCACCAGGCGGTCGACCAGGGTGGTGGCCGAGGCGGAGCGGATGCCGAGCCGGTGGCCCAGTTCCACCGGGCCGAGCGGCACGGGGGAGGAGATCAGGTGGTCGATGGCCGCCGCGTCGGTGGTGCCGATGCCGAGCCGGCGGGCCAGCGCCCCCCGGGTGTCACCGGCGGCCCGGAGCACCTCGCGCAGGGCGCGGGCGGTCTCGCTGGTCGTCGGCGCCTCGCTGTACGGCCCTCGGCGCGACACGCCGGACGCCCCACGCTCACCGGTTGACGCCGCCCCCTGCACGGGTAAAAGCTAGCACCTCAGGTAGCTAGAAAATCTAGCTAGTCGAGGAGGCCCGGATGCGCGGCGACGGACGCGGCCGCTGGTGGGGACTGCTGGCCATCAGCCTCGGTGTCGCGATGATCATCGTGGACGCGACGATCGTGAACGTCGCCGTACC
This genomic interval from Micromonospora coxensis contains the following:
- a CDS encoding MarR family winged helix-turn-helix transcriptional regulator; translation: MDPLIRFPDALRQVPIGRLVSVAGHLVDQHWGRYLAEHHGLTPAGARVLFTLAGMEDATHRQVAEQCFVRPATLTGIVDTLERDGFVVRRRDGADRRAVQLALTDRGREQLRQLVALIHRDTPLTSVDADPAKKAVIREFLTELIVSMSDGEDSRLNPRLHDPDQPTPGGPPC
- a CDS encoding DoxX family protein, translated to MAPLIALVVGAALARLAGLTGVDPLDGWHPALRVGLALMFALTGFAHFASPRRADLIAMVPPRLPRPDLLVTVTGVLELVGAVALLVPATARWAAAALALLMVAMFPANVSAARRGLTLGGRPVTPLAARTALQVLFVAVAVAISFGP
- a CDS encoding TetR/AcrR family transcriptional regulator, which translates into the protein MTSNRPYHHGDLRRALLVTTAEAIREAGPAALSLRDLARRAGVSHAAPAHHFGDKAGLLTAFAVEGFELLAEELGRAGDDLLEAGVAYVRFAVEHRAHFEVMFRPDLYRPDDPALVAARARSGAALHGGVAAHPAASAPDRDALAAWSIVHGFATLWLAGALPPDVGDDPETTAREVIRRLFA
- a CDS encoding MarR family winged helix-turn-helix transcriptional regulator, whose translation is MQGAASTGERGASGVSRRGPYSEAPTTSETARALREVLRAAGDTRGALARRLGIGTTDAAAIDHLISSPVPLGPVELGHRLGIRSASATTLVDRLVQAGHVERAPHPSDRRRLSLQVTAQAHDEVLAALRPMLAGVEQAVARLTPDQAAATTAFLREVAAVMREYVATAPDEPRSGPRPD